One window from the genome of Carcharodon carcharias isolate sCarCar2 chromosome 9, sCarCar2.pri, whole genome shotgun sequence encodes:
- the taf9 gene encoding transcription initiation factor TFIID subunit 9 codes for MAAPKSVPRDAQVMAQILKDMGVTEYEPRVINQMLEFTYRYVTTILEDAKIYSSHAKKASVDADDVRLAIQCRMDHSFTSPPPRDFLLEIARQKNQNPLPLIKPYAGPRLPPDRYCLTAPNYKLKSLHKKVTSSTGRITVPRLSVGTCVTSRPSTPTLGTPSSQTVAVTAKVGTPVSLAGQRFTVQIPSSQTNVKPATGISSTTSVQNVLINPSLIGSKNILITTNMVSASGSNNEANPLKRKHEDDDDYDAS; via the exons ATGGCGGCTCCGAAGAGTGTTCCTCGGGACGCGCAG GTTATGGCCCAGATTCTAAAAGATATGGGCGTCACAGAATATGAACCCCGAGTTATTAATCAGATGTTGGAGTTCACTTACC GATATGTTACCACAATACTGGAGGATGCTAAAATATATTCTAGCCATGCTAAAAAAGCAAGTGTTGATGCAGACGATGTAAGGCTGGCTATTCAATGCCGAATGGACCATTCATTTACTTCCCCTCCTCCTAGAGAT TTTCTGCTGGAGATTGCACGTCAGAAGAATCAAAACCCACTGCCACTGATTAAGCCATATGCTGGGCCCAGACTGCCACCAGACAGATACTGTCTAACAGCTCCAAACTATAAATTGAAGTCACTACATAAGAAG GTGACATCATCCACTGGAAGAATAACTGTACCAAGGCTAAGCGTTGGCACATGTGTTACCAGTCGGCCTAGCACACCAACACTGG GTACACCTTCATCACAAACAGTGGCTGTTACTGCAAAAGTTGGAACGCCTGTGTCATTGGCTGGACAGAGATTTACAGTGCAAATCCCTTCCTCTCAAACTAATGTTAAACCAG CTACAGGCATCTCCTCAACAACTTCAGTCCAAAATGTTTTGATCAATCCATCTCTGATTGGCTCAAAAAATATTCTTATCACAACTAATATGGTCTCGGCCTCGGGTAGCAACAATGAGGCAAACCCATTGAAACGGAAACATGAAGACGATGATGATTATGATGCTTCCTAA